CGTGTACTGGCATGAAAAATTTAATAACGACAGCTCTCACCAATGGTTTCGCGATCATATTATTAATGAAATCGTCAATCACCCGTGTCATCGAGTGGATTAAAAAGGATAGGGCCAATAGCCCTATCCAGACACATAATGTTTACTCAATGATTTCTTTTCGGGTTGTACATTGCAGCTGATTATTGACCGGTTGACAGTTTAACTGTTTGTTAGTGTCATAATATTCTGCACCTGCCCAAGAATAAGTAGCCGGTCCTTCAGTCCCCATCGCTTTATGGAAATTGACGGCTTGATTTACATCGCCACTCCCGTTATATACCGCGACATAAGGGAATGGGTAAACTGGGCGAGTACGTAGCACTTTGCCCTGTTTAGCATGTCCAGGTTTGCCTTTACGTTGCGCTTTTTTCTTTGCGAGTTTTTCAGGCGCGCCTGCACCATCCCATTTCGGTTTTGATGTTTGAGTGGTTAAGATGCCATCAGGCTTCTGACCTTGTTCTACCCATTTAGTTAGTGGCGTCAACAAATCAAACGAACTTGGACCATCCCCACCAAAGCAGTGGTGCATACCAGGAATCAAATAGAAGTTCATAAACTCGCTTTGTTCTTTTGCTCCCATGTAATTCTTCACAGCTTCGTAGTAAGCAATACTATTGATCGGTGAAATGTGCTGATCAGACCAACCATGCCATAAGATTAATTTACCGCCATAGGCTTTGAACGCTTTTAAATCAGGATCCACGGCGCTATACATGCCGTATAGAGGACGCAATTTATCAAAGGTTGCGAGATTAAATTTTAAATCGCTTAAACTGAAGTGCTGCGGATTGTGTTCAAATAGCACTTTTTGTAACGCACTTTCAGCAATCATGGTGCTGAAAATTTGGCTAGAATTTTTGCGCGGAACAAATACCCCTGGCCATGCTAACTCAGAGCCAGGAAGTGGGGCTCCTAAGGTAAGTGCTATTCCTGTTTTGGGATCATGAGGGCCCGCATAGATGCGCTTCAATGCTGTGATTTGATCCTGAGTTAGACACTGTTCGGTCTGGCCCTTTTTACACGACAGAACTTGAGGATTAAAGTGACATTGGCGTGGGTCGCTCAACAAGCCATCTTTAAGGCCGTCTAATGCGTCGCATTGATCAAGCACTGCTTGATGGATAAGAGGCACGTCATCGGCAGTAATTAGCGGTTGACCATCTTTACCTGTATTCACAGTGGCTAACCAACCGTGATGCATGGAGTTTTGTACCGAAAAGTTCATTGCAGGTGCTCCCGCAATAATCCCGTTAAAATCTTTAGGGAAGCGTTGGGCTTCCATCAAGGCTTCTCGCCCGCCATCTGAACACCCGTTAAAATAGGAGTACCGGGCATTTTGGCCGTAATAGTGACGGATTAATGTCTTGGCGGCCAACGACGTGATGTGCACTGAACGATAGGCAAAATCAATTCGTTTTTGAGCGTTATCGCCAAAATCACTACTTGGACCATCATGTCCCATATCTGTCGCGGCTAACACCATATTTGAACCGAGTACCAGTGGGCATTGGTCTGCTGCACCGACACGTAAGTCGACACGGCCACATAAGCCACCACAACCTAACTGCATATAGCGTTGGCTCCAGCCTTGCTTAGGAAGTTGTACTGTAAAACTGATGGTCGGAGCCAGTGTCCCTTTCACCTGACAGACCACGTGTCCTTGTTGATCTTTGGTCTCTTTTGCACTGAGCACTTGACTGCCTTTGCCCCCTAAAGCGACCAGGTCAACTTGGCTCAGTGAAGCGCAATCGGCGACAGGAGACACTTCCGTTAAGGTGTCCGTTGTGGTGGCGTGATTTTGTGTCGCCTTGTGCTGGTGACTGCACCCCACTAACACCATGAGCGCAATAGCAGCGCTGAGCAATATTTTTATTTTCATTAATCACCTCAATCGATTATTGAACATATCTAATAGTGAAAAGTGTAAAGGTTAGAGTTACTCTAAGGTAAAGAGCTATTTTGCAAATTAGTGAGGTTGTCACACTTGGGTATCAGACTGTTTTCTATTCAAGAATTTTCTCGAATAACGGATATTTCACCTCATACACTGCGTTTCTTTGACAAAATTAATTTGTTAACGCCTTTGCGCCAGCCCAATGGGTATCGGCAATATACAGTGAAACAAATTGCTCAGGCTGAAGTGATTACGCTGTTACAAAAGGCAAAAATGTCAAATACGACGATTGCCTCGTTACTACAAGGCGGCATGACCAAAGATATGATCGCACAATTCAAAGAGAGTCATCTCGCTTTGAGAGAGGAAATGCGTCAGTTGGAAATAGCGCATAATCAGCTTGGCGAGGCTATCCATCGCCTCGAAGAGATGGCCTTTGTCAAAGATAATCTTAATCAGCCATTTTGTGTATATCGGGATGCCACGACGCTTGGTTATGTAGAGAGTGGAACGGAACCAACTCATATAGTGGATTTGTTTGCCACAATTCACCGCATTATTGGTGAACCTTCATGGGCGTATTTAAAAACTCACGGTGTGATCACCGCCAGTAGTGCCGTTAATGGCAACGCCTACCCATTGTTAGCGATGTATGTTGATGATGCTCGCTTGATGAAGCACCGTACCATGATGATGCCTGCTGGGCGGTATTGGTCGGTATACAGTGCGGGAAGCATGGAGAACAACCCGGCGGTAGGGGAATTAATTCAATTAGTGCATCAGTCTGGTCATTCGATCCCAGAAACAATTTACATCCAGCAAGTGAGTGGGCCGATGATGGAACAGAATAAACAAAAATTCATTGTGCAAATTTTGCTTCATATCGGTAAATAATTCATATAAATCATATTAATAGTGAATTTATAACCCCATTCTCTTTTTTTGATTTTGCTTAGTCACTGCATTTTTTGGTTCATTAGGTTGACTGGTCCATAAATAGGTTCTAATATGAACCACATGATCAAATGAACCAAAAAAGGAAGAAACTATGAGTCATTGTTATGGTTACATTCGTGTATCACCAAAAATTAAAGATATTGATTCTCGTATCGAAGCATTGAAAACCCAGTATCAAGACATTGAATTATTTGTAGAGACTGGCATAAAAGGGGGCGTTCCTCTCAGTGAGCGACCTAAGTTCCAAGAGCTTGATGCCAAATTAGAAAACGGTGATGAGCTTGTTGTTTGGTGGATTGATGAATTAGGTAAAGAGTTTTCACATTGCCTAAACAATATCAAGACGCTGATTGATAAAGGCATTACGATCAAATCGAATGTGGAATCACTAGAATTTAAGCTAAACGATAACATCAGTGATGCGTTGATTAAAATGCTAAAAGGTTATGCTGAATCTGAAAAACATCGCCGCTTGTTTGCTGCAGAACTCGGTCGTCGCGCTCTAAAACAAGAGCCGGGTCACTGGAAGGAAAAGTTCCGTGGTCGCCAGAAAAACGAAGGTCAGCATCAAGAAATCGCTCAAGCCTTGTTTGAAGGTAAAACGTTGCAAGCCGTCGCTGATGAAACTGGTGCAAGTTTATCTACAGTTAAACGTGTTAAAGCGAAAATTAAGCAGCAAGATGAATTAGGCACTTTGCGCGGTCGTGGGCATGGTGGCAGAGGTCATGGTGGTAAAGGCCACGGT
This DNA window, taken from Vibrio nitrifigilis, encodes the following:
- a CDS encoding tannase/feruloyl esterase family alpha/beta hydrolase, with protein sequence MKIKILLSAAIALMVLVGCSHQHKATQNHATTTDTLTEVSPVADCASLSQVDLVALGGKGSQVLSAKETKDQQGHVVCQVKGTLAPTISFTVQLPKQGWSQRYMQLGCGGLCGRVDLRVGAADQCPLVLGSNMVLAATDMGHDGPSSDFGDNAQKRIDFAYRSVHITSLAAKTLIRHYYGQNARYSYFNGCSDGGREALMEAQRFPKDFNGIIAGAPAMNFSVQNSMHHGWLATVNTGKDGQPLITADDVPLIHQAVLDQCDALDGLKDGLLSDPRQCHFNPQVLSCKKGQTEQCLTQDQITALKRIYAGPHDPKTGIALTLGAPLPGSELAWPGVFVPRKNSSQIFSTMIAESALQKVLFEHNPQHFSLSDLKFNLATFDKLRPLYGMYSAVDPDLKAFKAYGGKLILWHGWSDQHISPINSIAYYEAVKNYMGAKEQSEFMNFYLIPGMHHCFGGDGPSSFDLLTPLTKWVEQGQKPDGILTTQTSKPKWDGAGAPEKLAKKKAQRKGKPGHAKQGKVLRTRPVYPFPYVAVYNGSGDVNQAVNFHKAMGTEGPATYSWAGAEYYDTNKQLNCQPVNNQLQCTTRKEIIE
- a CDS encoding recombinase family protein, whose protein sequence is MSHCYGYIRVSPKIKDIDSRIEALKTQYQDIELFVETGIKGGVPLSERPKFQELDAKLENGDELVVWWIDELGKEFSHCLNNIKTLIDKGITIKSNVESLEFKLNDNISDALIKMLKGYAESEKHRRLFAAELGRRALKQEPGHWKEKFRGRQKNEGQHQEIAQALFEGKTLQAVADETGASLSTVKRVKAKIKQQDELGTLRGRGHGGRGHGGKGHGGRGHGSRGDGSRDHGKGMGHEKGRGHKMYGEGKGRRRGQGKIVPETESTESE
- a CDS encoding MerR family transcriptional regulator, with translation MGIRLFSIQEFSRITDISPHTLRFFDKINLLTPLRQPNGYRQYTVKQIAQAEVITLLQKAKMSNTTIASLLQGGMTKDMIAQFKESHLALREEMRQLEIAHNQLGEAIHRLEEMAFVKDNLNQPFCVYRDATTLGYVESGTEPTHIVDLFATIHRIIGEPSWAYLKTHGVITASSAVNGNAYPLLAMYVDDARLMKHRTMMMPAGRYWSVYSAGSMENNPAVGELIQLVHQSGHSIPETIYIQQVSGPMMEQNKQKFIVQILLHIGK